In Fusarium oxysporum f. sp. lycopersici 4287 chromosome 12, whole genome shotgun sequence, one DNA window encodes the following:
- a CDS encoding hypothetical protein (At least one base has a quality score < 10) — translation MSSILKACRKHQTTFTPLLITMFTIVLGTEFYPNAKIGATRFNFDLRPSLPMSRVGGGTANGTFVNAAGSWQLWHKLGPFRQVLVTKGDAKETSLDSRSVWKLVKDYKKDMTRAISGQAIRYWIGVKRLGTDLEKVVDNGFPSISLLLKPTFSVSNIGSFDNAQVEDDEKSTGLWQIDDMQFSAGAVNGNQGTHGAIFHVCGVKGGDTVITATYEDGIVLREMADKILERTVTRILEIV, via the coding sequence ATGTCGTCAATACTCAAGGCATGTCGCAAACATCAAACTACCTTTACACCTCTACTCATTACAATGTTTACCATCGTCCTTGGCACCGAATTCTACCCGAACGCAAAGATAGGAGCAACACGCTTCAATTTTGACTTGAGACCCAGCCTTCCCATGTCTCGTGTTGGTGGAGGAACAGCGAATGGAACATTTGTGAATGCAGCAGGAAGCTGGCAGCTTTGGCACAAACTTGGACCATTCCGTCAAGTCCTGGTTACGAAAGGCGATGCCAAGGAGACATCGCTCGACTCCCGCTCTGTATGGAAGCTTGTCAAGGACTATAAGAAAGATATGACACGTGCTATTTCTGGCCAAGCTATAAGATACTGGATCGGGGTGAAGCGACTGGGAACTGACCTAGAGAAAGTGGTTGACAACGGCTTTCCGTCTAtatctctccttctcaagcctACTTTCAGCGTTTCTAACATTGGCTCCTTCGATAATGCTCAGGTAGAGgacgatgagaagagcaCAGGGCTTTGGCAAATTGATGATATGCAATTCTCAGCTGGTGCGGTAAATGGCAACCAGGGTACACACGGTGCTATCTTCCATGTTTGCGGTGTTAAAGGGGGGGATACAGTTATTACTGCGACTTATGAAGATGGAATTGTTCTGCGGGAGATGGCCGATAAGATTCTGGAGCGTACCGTTACTAGAATCCTCGAGATAGTCTAA